Proteins co-encoded in one Ruegeria sp. HKCCD4315 genomic window:
- a CDS encoding rhomboid family intramembrane serine protease, translating into MFPIRDHNPSGRTPYVVYALMAANILIFLSYVGIMDDGPRIGRLFFDYAIIPARVSDGFGLETLVTSMFLHGGWMHLAGNMLFLWIFGDNLEDEMGHLPFLLFYLAAGIGAGLIHIIIGPDSQVPTVGASGAIAGVMGGYLLLFPKARVDILLILIVYFRVFTIPAFIMLGVWLAIQFFGSVTSNPDEGGIAYWAHTGGFAVGLILCIPLWLRRGGVQFWDRTHGHPPHPEAKYKLSQSRIPRVPRK; encoded by the coding sequence ATGTTTCCGATCCGTGACCATAACCCTTCGGGGCGCACGCCTTATGTTGTCTATGCTCTGATGGCGGCCAACATCCTGATCTTCCTCAGCTATGTGGGGATCATGGATGACGGGCCGCGGATCGGCAGGCTGTTCTTCGACTACGCCATCATCCCGGCGCGGGTCAGCGATGGGTTCGGGCTGGAAACACTGGTGACGTCCATGTTCCTGCACGGCGGCTGGATGCATCTGGCCGGAAACATGCTTTTCCTTTGGATTTTCGGTGACAACCTGGAAGACGAGATGGGACACCTGCCCTTCTTGCTGTTCTATCTGGCAGCCGGGATTGGCGCTGGCCTCATTCACATCATCATCGGGCCGGACTCTCAGGTGCCGACCGTCGGCGCCTCGGGCGCAATTGCAGGTGTGATGGGTGGGTATCTGTTGCTGTTCCCGAAAGCGCGGGTGGATATCCTGCTGATCCTGATTGTCTATTTCAGGGTCTTCACAATTCCGGCCTTCATCATGCTGGGGGTCTGGCTGGCGATTCAGTTCTTTGGCAGCGTCACCAGCAACCCCGACGAAGGCGGCATTGCCTATTGGGCCCATACCGGAGGGTTTGCTGTGGGCCTGATCCTGTGCATACCGCTTTGGCTGCGGCGCGGAGGGGTGCAGTTTTGGGACCGCACCCATGGCCACCCGCCCCACCCGGAAGCGAAATACAAGCTTTCGCAGTCACGTATTCCACGTGTTCCGCGCAAGTAA
- a CDS encoding inositol monophosphatase family protein produces MVGSANLNIMIKAARKAGRSLVKDFREVENLQVSMKGAGDFVSKADIAAEAILKEELLGARPTYGWLAEEGGAIDGEDPTRRWIVDPLDGTTNFLHGLPHWAISIALEHKGKIVAGVIYDAAKDEMFFAEKGEGAWMNDMRIRVSGRHRMIESVFATGLPFGGRSDLPATLQDLARLMPACAGVRRWGAAALDMAYVAAGRYEGFWERRLNAWDLAAGIIIVKEAGGFVQALNPEGNVLEDGEVICSNEPIFDQFSKVIRG; encoded by the coding sequence ATGGTTGGCAGTGCAAATCTCAACATCATGATCAAAGCCGCGCGCAAAGCGGGGCGTTCTTTGGTCAAAGATTTCCGTGAAGTCGAGAATTTGCAGGTGTCGATGAAAGGCGCGGGGGACTTCGTTTCCAAAGCTGATATCGCCGCCGAGGCCATCCTGAAAGAAGAGTTGCTGGGCGCACGCCCTACCTATGGGTGGTTGGCCGAAGAGGGTGGCGCCATTGACGGCGAAGACCCGACCCGTCGTTGGATCGTCGATCCGCTGGATGGCACCACCAACTTTCTGCACGGCCTGCCGCATTGGGCGATCTCGATCGCGCTGGAACACAAGGGTAAGATTGTTGCCGGTGTGATCTATGACGCCGCCAAGGACGAGATGTTCTTTGCGGAAAAAGGCGAGGGCGCATGGATGAATGATATGCGTATTCGCGTGTCAGGCCGTCACCGCATGATTGAATCGGTCTTTGCGACTGGCCTGCCTTTTGGCGGTCGTTCGGACCTGCCAGCGACTCTGCAGGATCTGGCACGTCTCATGCCCGCTTGCGCTGGTGTACGCCGCTGGGGTGCCGCTGCGCTTGATATGGCGTATGTCGCCGCTGGCCGGTACGAAGGTTTCTGGGAACGCCGCCTGAACGCCTGGGATCTTGCGGCCGGTATCATCATCGTGAAAGAGGCAGGCGGCTTCGTGCAGGCACTGAACCCCGAAGGCAATGTGCTGGAGGACGGTGAAGTGATCTGTTCTAACGAACCGATCTTTGATCAGTTCTCTAAGGTTATCCGGGGCTAA
- a CDS encoding LysR family transcriptional regulator has translation MHIEFRHLRTIKAIHECGGLARAADQLNITQSALSHQIKGLEDQAGVELFLRRSKPMKLSAAGLRLLRLAEQILPQVEAAQHEFSSLRDGRTGRMHIAIECHACFEWLFPVLEAFRKSWGDVDVDIRPGLAFDALPALQKEEVDLVVSSDPEDLPGVEFVELFDYNAVFVAASTHPLAEKEYIEAEDFRGQTLITYPVERTRLDVFSQLLIPARVEPAAIRQVELTAVILLLVASNRGISVLPDWVVREVKYNSDYVTRPLTKEGITRRLYAAIRSEDLEKPYVQELVKLAREEARKLQSQ, from the coding sequence ATGCACATTGAATTCCGGCACCTGCGTACCATCAAAGCGATCCACGAATGCGGCGGGCTGGCGCGTGCAGCAGACCAGTTGAACATCACTCAGTCTGCGTTAAGCCACCAGATCAAAGGATTAGAGGATCAGGCGGGGGTCGAGCTTTTTCTGCGTCGCTCCAAGCCCATGAAACTGTCGGCCGCCGGATTGCGTTTGCTGCGACTTGCGGAACAGATCCTACCGCAGGTCGAGGCTGCTCAGCATGAATTTTCTTCGCTGCGGGATGGGCGTACCGGGCGGATGCATATCGCAATCGAATGCCATGCCTGTTTCGAATGGCTTTTCCCGGTACTTGAGGCTTTCAGGAAGTCCTGGGGCGATGTCGATGTGGATATCCGCCCCGGCCTGGCCTTTGATGCCCTTCCGGCCTTGCAGAAAGAAGAGGTTGATCTAGTAGTGTCGTCCGACCCCGAAGACCTGCCGGGTGTCGAGTTTGTGGAGCTGTTCGACTACAACGCCGTCTTTGTGGCCGCCTCGACCCATCCACTGGCCGAGAAAGAATATATCGAGGCAGAGGATTTTCGCGGTCAAACCCTGATCACGTATCCGGTGGAGCGTACGCGTCTGGATGTGTTCAGCCAGTTGCTGATCCCTGCTCGGGTTGAACCCGCCGCGATCCGGCAGGTCGAGTTGACCGCTGTTATTCTGCTTTTGGTCGCGTCTAACCGGGGGATTTCAGTCTTGCCGGATTGGGTCGTGCGCGAGGTCAAGTACAATTCGGACTACGTGACCCGGCCCCTGACGAAAGAAGGGATCACGCGACGCCTGTACGCTGCGATCCGGTCGGAGGATCTTGAGAAACCTTATGTGCAGGAACTGGTGAAACTGGCCCGGGAAGAAGCCCGCAAGCTGCAATCCCAGTAA
- the metF gene encoding methylenetetrahydrofolate reductase [NAD(P)H], giving the protein MSKPEISFEFFPPKTLEASFRLWDTVQTLAPLGPRFVSVTYGAGGTTRELTRDAVSTLHKSSGLNVAAHLTCVDASRQETLEIADTFARTGVQDIVALRGDPPKGQDKFVPHPDGFASSVELIEALAETEMFSIRVGAYPDKHPEAADLAADVDWLKAKLDAGADEALTQFFFEAETFFRFRDACAKAGIDKPIVPGILPIENWAGARNFAKRCGTHIPVWVEQAFEKAVRDGREDLLATAICTELCSDLIEGGVDKLHFYTLNRPELTRDVCFALGITPRVELENVA; this is encoded by the coding sequence ATGTCCAAACCTGAAATTTCCTTTGAGTTCTTTCCGCCCAAAACTCTGGAAGCCTCATTCCGTCTTTGGGACACGGTTCAGACTTTGGCCCCCCTGGGCCCTCGCTTCGTGTCCGTTACCTATGGCGCTGGTGGCACAACGCGCGAGCTGACACGTGACGCAGTTTCGACCCTTCATAAGTCGTCGGGCCTGAACGTCGCTGCACATTTGACCTGCGTCGATGCCTCACGGCAGGAAACGTTGGAGATCGCCGACACATTCGCACGCACCGGTGTGCAAGACATCGTTGCCCTGCGCGGCGACCCGCCAAAGGGTCAGGACAAGTTCGTACCGCACCCCGACGGGTTCGCCAGCTCGGTCGAGCTGATTGAAGCGCTGGCCGAAACCGAGATGTTCAGTATTCGCGTCGGTGCCTATCCTGACAAACACCCCGAAGCTGCCGATTTGGCTGCGGATGTGGATTGGCTAAAGGCCAAGCTTGACGCGGGCGCGGACGAAGCCCTGACGCAGTTCTTCTTCGAGGCAGAAACCTTTTTCCGGTTCCGTGACGCCTGCGCCAAAGCGGGCATCGACAAGCCGATTGTGCCCGGCATTCTGCCGATCGAGAACTGGGCAGGTGCCCGCAATTTCGCCAAGCGCTGCGGCACACATATTCCAGTCTGGGTGGAACAGGCTTTCGAAAAGGCAGTACGCGACGGACGCGAGGATCTGCTGGCAACCGCGATCTGCACCGAGCTGTGTTCAGATCTGATCGAAGGCGGCGTGGACAAGCTGCATTTCTACACACTGAACCGCCCGGAATTGACCCGTGATGTGTGCTTTGCGCTTGGCATCACACCGCGCGTTGAACTGGAAAACGTCGCCTAA
- a CDS encoding J domain-containing protein yields MEPVDKVRARTDALADLGLPPSASSNEIREAWRQIAFHSHPDHRDGDSSGFSRAKAAYDFLRNEGLTKKGGGKAGQAQPRRPRLKKRIIELPQEDIAACKAMLSPEEVLSHEHSPADAFDVPEACISDHVPDAVGCYGRHLTYFVTTPVHHGANRVALPTTVLSGARHTEAEILSFQSKDTGAGEVVIPDTICERKFPGAKSVKIRFDADQDIRDQFWLAG; encoded by the coding sequence ATGGAACCTGTAGATAAAGTGCGGGCGCGCACTGATGCCCTTGCAGATTTGGGATTACCCCCATCTGCCAGTTCCAATGAAATCAGAGAGGCGTGGCGGCAGATCGCCTTTCATTCGCATCCCGATCACCGGGATGGGGACAGTTCCGGGTTTTCGCGCGCCAAGGCCGCCTATGATTTCTTACGCAACGAAGGATTGACGAAAAAGGGCGGTGGCAAAGCTGGCCAGGCTCAACCGCGTCGTCCGCGTTTGAAAAAGCGGATCATTGAGTTGCCGCAGGAAGACATCGCCGCCTGCAAAGCAATGCTGAGCCCTGAGGAAGTCTTGTCTCATGAGCACAGCCCAGCAGATGCGTTTGACGTACCCGAAGCGTGCATTTCGGACCATGTTCCAGATGCGGTAGGCTGTTACGGGCGGCATTTGACCTATTTCGTCACCACACCCGTGCATCACGGTGCAAATCGTGTGGCCTTGCCAACAACAGTCCTGAGCGGTGCGCGGCATACCGAGGCAGAGATTCTGAGCTTTCAGTCCAAGGACACCGGTGCCGGAGAGGTGGTGATCCCGGACACGATTTGCGAACGCAAATTTCCTGGCGCCAAGAGCGTGAAGATCCGGTTTGATGCCGATCAGGACATCCGCGATCAATTCTGGCTGGCGGGCTGA
- a CDS encoding YHS domain-containing (seleno)protein yields MKRFALTFAAAMALAVPAFAGPQYVDGTGFAVSGYDVVAYRSLDQVPVGQSQPEAVRGKADITAEYNGATWAFATEENRDTFLENPAFYAPQYDGHCAYGVSKGGKVPANPNLWRIVDDKLYLNITDVVVGFWEEDVPGNINIAEGNWPGIESSDASTSVIPKFTSEGPVTN; encoded by the coding sequence ATGAAACGCTTTGCATTGACCTTCGCTGCGGCCATGGCTCTGGCGGTTCCGGCATTTGCCGGGCCTCAATATGTTGATGGCACCGGCTTTGCTGTCTCGGGCTACGACGTGGTTGCATATCGCAGCCTTGATCAGGTTCCGGTCGGCCAATCGCAGCCCGAAGCCGTGCGCGGAAAAGCCGACATTACTGCGGAATACAACGGTGCAACCTGGGCTTTTGCGACCGAAGAAAACCGCGACACGTTCCTGGAAAATCCGGCCTTCTATGCGCCGCAATATGATGGCCACTGTGCTTATGGCGTGTCAAAAGGCGGTAAGGTTCCGGCCAACCCCAACTTGTGGCGCATTGTCGATGACAAGCTGTACTTGAACATCACCGATGTGGTTGTTGGCTTTTGGGAAGAAGATGTGCCCGGCAACATCAACATCGCTGAAGGCAACTGGCCGGGCATCGAGTCCTCGGACGCATCGACAAGTGTGATCCCGAAATTCACTTCGGAAGGCCCGGTCACAAACTGA
- the yghU gene encoding glutathione-dependent disulfide-bond oxidoreductase, translating into MSDQSPYTPPAVWTWDSKSGGQFANINRPIAGATHDKDLPVGRHPLQLYSLATPNGVKVTVMLEELLALGHEGAEYNAWLVNIGEGDQFSSGFVGANPNSKIPALWDRSGDTPTRVFESASILFHLAEKFGAFLPASGPERTEVMNWVFWQMGSAPYLGGGFGHFYAYAPEKWEYPINRFAMETKRQLDVLDRELADKTYIAGDEYTIADMAIWPWYGQLVLGRLYSAAEFLDVESYKNVMRWAKEIDARPAVQRGRMVNRAFGEPHTQLHERHDASDFETRTQDKLEPAAE; encoded by the coding sequence ATGAGCGACCAATCCCCGTACACCCCCCCAGCGGTCTGGACCTGGGACAGCAAAAGCGGCGGCCAGTTCGCCAATATCAACCGGCCGATTGCCGGAGCGACCCACGACAAAGACCTGCCGGTCGGACGCCACCCACTGCAACTGTACTCACTGGCCACACCCAATGGCGTGAAGGTTACGGTCATGCTGGAAGAACTGTTGGCGCTGGGTCACGAAGGTGCTGAATACAATGCCTGGCTGGTCAATATCGGCGAGGGCGATCAGTTCAGCTCAGGCTTTGTCGGAGCCAACCCAAATTCGAAAATCCCGGCCCTTTGGGACCGGTCCGGGGATACACCCACGCGCGTGTTCGAAAGCGCTTCGATCCTGTTTCACCTGGCTGAAAAGTTCGGCGCGTTCCTTCCTGCGTCGGGCCCTGAGCGCACTGAGGTGATGAACTGGGTGTTCTGGCAAATGGGCAGCGCGCCATATCTGGGCGGCGGGTTCGGCCATTTCTACGCCTACGCGCCCGAGAAATGGGAATACCCGATCAACCGCTTTGCGATGGAGACCAAGCGGCAGCTGGACGTTCTGGATCGGGAATTGGCGGACAAGACCTATATTGCTGGTGACGAGTACACGATTGCCGACATGGCGATCTGGCCTTGGTATGGCCAACTGGTATTGGGCCGTCTTTACAGCGCCGCCGAGTTTCTGGACGTTGAATCGTACAAGAACGTCATGCGTTGGGCCAAAGAAATTGACGCCCGTCCGGCGGTTCAGCGCGGGCGTATGGTCAACCGTGCTTTTGGCGAGCCGCACACGCAGCTGCACGAGCGCCACGATGCCAGCGATTTCGAGACCCGCACGCAGGACAAACTGGAACCAGCGGCGGAATAA
- a CDS encoding SseB family protein: protein MTEPTALDAAHAAMQADPQNDSARLRFFERLADSELFLMLTEEAQDENVSPELFDVADGRFVLAFDREERLAQFAGRPVPYVALSGRVLSGMLAGQGIGLGLNLETAPSSMLVPAEALGWLAETLQNSPKEVEEKLAEFMPPSGLPDNLLTALDTKLATAGGLATAAYLVATKSEAGAQGHLLGFVDVLDGAEPALAKAASEALTFSGIEAGAMDVGFFAASEPAAALLAKVGLRFDLPEPKSVKQVREAPGSNPDNPPILK, encoded by the coding sequence ATGACTGAACCCACGGCGTTGGACGCAGCACATGCCGCGATGCAGGCAGATCCGCAAAACGATTCCGCCCGATTGCGATTTTTTGAGCGGCTGGCCGACAGCGAGCTGTTCCTGATGCTGACCGAGGAAGCGCAGGACGAGAATGTCTCGCCCGAATTATTCGACGTTGCGGACGGGCGCTTTGTGCTGGCTTTTGACCGAGAGGAACGGTTGGCGCAGTTCGCAGGTCGGCCCGTACCTTACGTGGCGCTTTCGGGGCGGGTGCTTTCCGGGATGCTGGCAGGGCAGGGGATCGGGCTGGGCCTGAATCTGGAAACTGCGCCATCCTCGATGCTGGTTCCAGCAGAAGCATTGGGTTGGTTGGCCGAAACGCTGCAAAACAGTCCAAAAGAGGTCGAGGAAAAACTGGCAGAGTTCATGCCGCCGTCTGGTTTGCCTGATAATTTGCTGACCGCTTTGGATACCAAACTGGCAACCGCAGGCGGGTTGGCCACTGCGGCCTATTTGGTAGCCACCAAGTCAGAAGCTGGCGCGCAGGGACATTTGTTGGGTTTTGTCGATGTTCTCGATGGGGCAGAGCCCGCGCTTGCCAAGGCCGCGTCCGAAGCGTTGACCTTTTCCGGGATCGAGGCGGGCGCGATGGATGTCGGTTTTTTCGCCGCCAGCGAGCCTGCTGCTGCGTTGTTGGCCAAGGTTGGACTTCGCTTTGATCTGCCCGAGCCCAAAAGCGTCAAGCAGGTAAGAGAGGCCCCCGGCAGTAACCCGGACAATCCGCCAATTCTGAAATAA
- a CDS encoding uracil-DNA glycosylase family protein yields MDSLADEIRACRLCADRFSQTATAHEPRPVVWFRSGTPVLIAGQAPGARVHESGRPFTDPSGDRLRHWLGIDETIFYDRDRVSIVPMAFCFPGYDARSADLPPPALCRNTWHDRVMSVLGQVPLTVLVGGHAHKYHLGVRGSVTSTVQSWQDHAPRVFALPHPSWRNTAWLKKNPWFEAELLPVLRARVQEVLND; encoded by the coding sequence ATGGACAGTTTAGCCGACGAAATTCGGGCCTGTCGCCTGTGCGCAGACAGGTTTTCACAGACAGCAACGGCGCATGAACCACGCCCGGTAGTTTGGTTTCGTTCAGGCACACCAGTTCTGATCGCAGGGCAGGCGCCGGGTGCACGCGTGCATGAGTCGGGGCGGCCGTTCACCGACCCTTCGGGTGACAGATTGAGGCATTGGTTGGGGATTGATGAGACGATCTTTTATGACCGCGACCGCGTGTCGATTGTACCCATGGCGTTCTGCTTTCCCGGTTATGATGCCCGCAGCGCCGACCTTCCGCCGCCCGCCCTGTGCCGAAACACCTGGCATGATCGGGTGATGAGCGTTCTGGGCCAGGTGCCGTTGACCGTCCTGGTCGGGGGGCATGCGCATAAGTACCACCTTGGCGTACGCGGTTCGGTCACAAGCACCGTCCAAAGCTGGCAGGACCATGCGCCGCGGGTCTTTGCCTTGCCTCATCCGTCCTGGCGCAATACGGCATGGTTAAAGAAAAACCCGTGGTTCGAGGCCGAGCTTTTACCGGTTCTGCGCGCGCGGGTCCAAGAGGTGTTGAATGACTGA
- a CDS encoding ABC transporter ATP-binding protein yields the protein MLEFDNVSKSFWTGTRRKVILDQVSFRVELGTSLGVLAPNGTGKTTLINMMAGLEKPDEGVIRRECRVSFPMGFTGGVSGKLSALENARYIAKIYGMDPDYIEAYCKWLCGLGEYFDQPLATYSSGMRSRFTFALMLALDFDMYLIDEGMPASTDVEFNEKAGSILKERLRTTTLVIVSHSPSVLEKFAQQAAVLLDGQLYMFESLEEAKQLYDFESQG from the coding sequence ATGTTAGAGTTCGACAATGTCAGCAAGTCCTTTTGGACCGGAACCCGCCGCAAGGTGATTCTGGATCAGGTCTCGTTCCGGGTCGAGCTGGGCACGTCACTGGGGGTTCTGGCCCCGAACGGCACTGGAAAAACCACGCTAATCAATATGATGGCTGGTTTGGAAAAACCAGACGAGGGCGTGATCCGACGCGAATGTCGCGTCTCTTTCCCCATGGGGTTCACAGGTGGTGTGTCGGGAAAGCTGTCCGCTCTTGAGAATGCGCGCTACATCGCCAAGATCTATGGGATGGACCCGGATTATATCGAAGCCTATTGCAAATGGCTTTGTGGTCTGGGCGAATATTTCGATCAACCGCTGGCGACCTATTCCTCGGGGATGCGTTCCCGGTTCACCTTCGCTTTGATGTTGGCGCTGGATTTCGACATGTATCTGATCGACGAAGGGATGCCCGCATCAACGGATGTCGAGTTCAACGAAAAAGCCGGCTCGATCCTGAAAGAGAGACTGCGCACCACAACTCTGGTCATCGTATCACACAGCCCGTCCGTGTTAGAAAAGTTTGCCCAACAAGCCGCCGTCCTTTTGGACGGGCAATTGTACATGTTTGAATCCTTGGAAGAGGCTAAGCAGTTATATGACTTCGAATCCCAAGGTTAG
- a CDS encoding capsule biosynthesis protein, which produces MTSNPKVRKYNWRRNQQADGSAEARADAISRIRNATQGQPAADQAQPGTQLDDIKREGLTGRQLRIARRLAQKHGLAATSDYDAVRLLRQKGIDPFQRTNLLDLAAARPSANDEENNTKDKVSIKLPQAVGAKKSNLPGPELSPAERRNLEIGEIQKDIARRRRRKLFALFARLAVFVFLPTFIVGFYFYRIATPMYASDSEFLILQADGGPGSVGGLLAGTQFATTQDSISVQSFLESKEALLLLDQDAGFSDVFKQDWIDPVQRLAADASLEDAYKLFNRMITIGYDPTEGVIRMEVAAPDPQTSTEFSERLISYAENRVNALSGKKREDQMRDAVESFEAAQEARKQAQEELIELQLQGAVLDPENVIASLRSRINEIEILVQDKELELAALQDNLRPNKAKVDGVQADIARLEKVLEDLNAQMQDASAGENSLARLSVRIQIAQADLAARDMMLQTAMQQMETTRSEANRQVRYLTVSVNPIPSQEPSYPRKFENTILAFLLFAGIYLMISLTASVLREQVSS; this is translated from the coding sequence ATGACTTCGAATCCCAAGGTTAGAAAGTACAACTGGCGCCGCAACCAGCAGGCCGACGGTTCCGCCGAAGCGCGGGCCGACGCAATTTCGCGCATTCGCAACGCAACGCAAGGCCAACCCGCTGCGGATCAGGCGCAGCCAGGAACACAGTTGGACGACATCAAACGTGAAGGTTTGACGGGACGCCAATTGCGTATTGCGCGACGGTTGGCGCAGAAACATGGGCTGGCTGCGACCTCGGATTATGATGCGGTGCGTTTGTTGCGTCAAAAGGGCATTGACCCGTTCCAGCGCACCAATCTTCTGGATCTTGCTGCCGCCAGGCCCTCGGCCAACGACGAAGAGAACAACACCAAGGACAAGGTCAGTATCAAACTTCCGCAGGCTGTGGGTGCGAAAAAGTCCAATTTACCAGGACCCGAGCTGAGCCCTGCTGAACGACGCAACCTTGAGATCGGGGAAATCCAGAAAGACATTGCACGCAGACGCAGGCGCAAACTGTTTGCCTTGTTTGCGCGGCTGGCCGTTTTTGTGTTTCTGCCGACCTTTATCGTGGGTTTCTATTTCTACCGCATCGCCACCCCGATGTATGCCAGCGATTCAGAGTTTTTGATCCTGCAGGCAGACGGTGGACCGGGCAGTGTTGGCGGTTTGCTGGCGGGAACTCAGTTTGCCACAACGCAGGACTCGATCTCCGTGCAGTCCTTTCTAGAATCGAAAGAGGCGCTGCTGTTGCTGGATCAGGATGCAGGATTTTCGGACGTCTTCAAACAGGACTGGATCGACCCGGTTCAAAGGCTGGCCGCCGATGCGTCACTTGAGGACGCGTACAAACTGTTCAACCGGATGATCACCATCGGCTACGATCCAACCGAAGGGGTTATTCGGATGGAGGTCGCGGCCCCGGATCCACAGACCTCGACCGAGTTCTCGGAGCGTCTGATCTCGTACGCCGAAAACAGGGTGAACGCGCTTTCCGGTAAAAAACGTGAAGACCAGATGCGTGATGCGGTTGAAAGCTTTGAGGCGGCTCAAGAGGCGCGCAAACAGGCGCAGGAAGAGCTGATTGAACTTCAGTTGCAGGGCGCTGTGCTGGATCCGGAAAACGTAATCGCCAGCCTGCGAAGTCGCATCAACGAGATCGAGATACTGGTTCAGGACAAAGAGCTGGAGCTAGCGGCTTTGCAGGACAATCTGCGTCCGAACAAAGCCAAAGTAGATGGTGTTCAGGCTGACATCGCCCGGCTGGAAAAGGTGCTGGAAGATTTGAATGCCCAAATGCAGGACGCATCTGCCGGCGAAAATTCGCTGGCCCGGCTAAGCGTGCGCATACAAATTGCCCAGGCCGATCTGGCGGCTCGGGATATGATGCTGCAAACGGCAATGCAGCAAATGGAAACAACCCGGTCCGAGGCCAACCGGCAGGTTCGGTATCTGACTGTTTCGGTGAACCCTATTCCCAGTCAGGAACCCAGCTATCCGCGCAAGTTTGAAAATACGATTTTGGCATTCCTGTTATTTGCTGGTATCTACCTCATGATCTCGCTTACTGCGTCGGTCCTTCGTGAACAGGTATCCTCATAA
- the kdsA gene encoding 3-deoxy-8-phosphooctulonate synthase: MKHVKISDLTVGNDLPLTVIAGPCQLETADHAQMIAGKMKEACDAAGAQYVFKASYDKANRTSLSGKRGMGIDAGLQVLDDIRKTMGIPVLTDVHTEAHCALAAEAVDVLQIPAFLCRQTDMLLAAGNTGKAVNVKKGQFLAPWEMTNIVDKVESTGNQNILLTERGTSFGYNTLVADMRGLPQMAKTGYPVVMDATHSVQQPGGKGGSSGGQREFAPVMARAAVSLGIGAVFIETHQEPDKAPSDGPNMIPLDQMPQLVDTLMRFDALAKANPIQI, encoded by the coding sequence ATGAAACATGTAAAAATCTCCGACCTGACGGTCGGCAACGACCTTCCGCTGACTGTCATCGCTGGCCCCTGCCAGCTGGAAACAGCAGACCATGCGCAAATGATTGCGGGCAAGATGAAAGAAGCCTGCGACGCAGCCGGTGCGCAATATGTGTTCAAGGCGTCTTACGACAAAGCGAACCGGACATCGCTGTCGGGCAAGCGTGGCATGGGAATCGATGCGGGCCTGCAGGTTCTGGATGACATTCGCAAAACGATGGGCATCCCGGTCCTGACCGATGTCCATACCGAGGCACACTGCGCCCTCGCAGCCGAAGCTGTGGATGTTCTGCAAATCCCTGCCTTTCTGTGCCGACAGACAGACATGCTGCTGGCCGCTGGCAATACCGGCAAGGCCGTCAACGTCAAGAAAGGTCAATTCCTGGCCCCATGGGAAATGACAAATATCGTCGACAAGGTTGAAAGCACTGGAAACCAGAACATCCTGCTGACCGAACGTGGCACATCTTTTGGATACAACACTTTGGTCGCTGACATGCGCGGCCTGCCCCAAATGGCAAAAACCGGCTATCCGGTCGTTATGGATGCGACCCATTCAGTCCAGCAACCCGGTGGCAAAGGTGGTTCGTCCGGCGGACAGCGCGAGTTCGCGCCCGTGATGGCCCGGGCGGCTGTTTCATTGGGAATTGGCGCAGTTTTTATTGAAACGCATCAAGAACCTGACAAAGCGCCTTCTGACGGCCCGAACATGATCCCATTGGACCAAATGCCCCAACTTGTTGACACATTGATGCGTTTTGATGCGCTTGCCAAAGCGAATCCTATTCAAATTTAA